CCATCTTGTGCTGCGGACGCTGCCACGGCGGAGTCATTGTCCGCATAGCCGGTGTGGGCATTGTGCGCGCTATTGTCCGCGCTGCTGGAACCGTCCTGCTCGTATTCGTTTGGTGCAGCTACAGCCTCATCATTGCCGTCTGCCTTATCTTTCTTTCCAAATGGCCACAGTCCCATGGCACTCCACTCCCTTTCCTATCAGTACCGCCCTTCCCGCCCCGACTACTGCGGGGGGCGGGCGCCACCAACGTGCGGGGCACGGTGGCTTGCGGGTACGCCTGTTCGCTCACCCGCTGGGGCCCATGATTCACGGATGAACACGGTTGCGGGAAAAACGATACCCGCCAGCAGTCTTATTGCACACCTGTAGAGCCGTGACCGCCCTCACCGCGTTCGGTGCTATCTAACTGACTAACCTCACCGAAGGTGGCAAATTCCACTTTCTGGATAAGCAATTGCGCAATCCGGCTTCCGGCAGGCAACGTCACCGGCGTTTCCGGATCAAGGTTAATCAAACAGACCTTTATCTCGCCCCGATATCCGGCGTCGATTGTCCCCGGCGTGTTGACTATGCTCACGCCCTGGCGCGCAGCGAGGCCTGAGCGCGGATGGACCAGGCCAACTGTCCCCTCGGGCAAAGCCAGGGCGATTCCCGTGGGGACCAATACGCGCTGACCAGGCTCGAGGTGAACATCTTCTACACAGCGCAGATCGGCCCCAGCATCATCAGGGTGCGCGCGCTGCGGCAGCTGCGCCTTCGGATGCAGCAGCCGGACCGACACGTGCGGTGCCGCAACACCTGCCCCGGCGAAACCTGGTTCGGCTTCGGGGTCTGAAACGGCGGAGGCGGGTTGGTGATCATGTTCAAGGTTCACGGCGCCCACACTACGTCAGCACCGTGGAGTGCAGGAAGAATCCCACCTCAGCCCCGGGGATGTCCACGCCGAGTTGTCGCGTGCCGTAGACTTGGCCGATGTGGTTGAAAAAGGTTCTGTAGGCGGTGACGCCGCGCACGAGGCCCAGCCTTCCCAACCGTCACAGCCGCCCGCTGCGACGGTGCTCTACAGGGAACGCCAGTGGGTCCCGTTCTAC
Above is a genomic segment from Corynebacterium uberis containing:
- the dut gene encoding dUTP diphosphatase; amino-acid sequence: MSVRLLHPKAQLPQRAHPDDAGADLRCVEDVHLEPGQRVLVPTGIALALPEGTVGLVHPRSGLAARQGVSIVNTPGTIDAGYRGEIKVCLINLDPETPVTLPAGSRIAQLLIQKVEFATFGEVSQLDSTERGEGGHGSTGVQ